In Stomoxys calcitrans chromosome 2, idStoCalc2.1, whole genome shotgun sequence, the following proteins share a genomic window:
- the LOC106090118 gene encoding putative odorant receptor 85d: protein MSKANQQPISLNKFLLQADILAKSIGLIPYSEGPASPWYELLMRVVFIINMVNMNFVLVSEIMFVLIAMKNGNNFVEATMNLSYIGFVFVGEIKIASVLRKKQLLSVLMQEIRHIYPKEVEMQKTYRVREYVYRFNLISLGFVVVHEILIWFYNLYIAVSYLIYERWLGWHQVPLGLPYFCWVPWEWRGHWSYYVMYVSQNLAGHTCMSGQLANDLLLCVVATQIIMHFEYLAERLKEYQPKGAYQEDLQFLARSIKYHQAILHLSTLMNEVFGVSLLVNFISSSFIMCFLGFQMTIGVQLDTLVMLFMFLFCSLVQILMICNYGQELIVKSESIGYAVYSQNWLQSDLRYRKMLIAIIGRSQRPTILKATTLLKVSMGTMTDLMQLSYKFFALLRTMYAK from the exons ATGTCCAAAGCCAACCAACAACCAATTAGCCTGAATAAATTCCTATTGCAGGCGGACATTTTGGCCAAGTCCATTGGTCTAATACCCTACAGCGAGGGCCCAGCTTCGCCTTGGTATGAATTGCTCATGAGGGTGGTCTTCATCATCAATATGGTGAACATGAACTTTGTGCTGGTATCGGAGATTATGTTCGTTCTGATAGCCATGAAAAATGGCAACAACTTTGTGGAGGCCACCATGAATCTCTCGTACATAGGTTTTGTGTTTGTGGGCGAAATCAAAATTGCCAGTGTGCTGAGAAAGAAACAACTGCTGAGCGTTCTAATGCAGGAAATTCGCCACATTTACCCCAAGGAAGTGGAAATGCAGAAAACCTACCGTGTCCGGGAATATGTCTATCGTTTCAATCTGATCAGTTTGGGCTTTGTGGTGGTCCATGAGATTTTGATATGGTTCTACAATCTCTACATAGCAGTGAGCTATCTGATCTATGAACGTTGGTTGGGTTGGCACCAAGTTCCCCTCGGGTTGCCCTATTTCTGTTGGGTGCCCTGGGAGTGGAGGGGTCATTGGTCCTATTATGTCATGTATGTCTCACAGAATCTGGCTGGGCATACCTGCATGTCCGGCCAGTTGGCCAACGATTTACTGTTATGTGTGGTGGCCACACAGATTATAATGCATTTTGAATATTTGGCTGAACGTTTGAAAGAATACCAGCCCAAGGGTGCGTATCAAGAGGATTTGCAATTTCTGGCAAGATCCATAAAATATCATCAGGCTATATTACA TTTATCTACCCTAATGAATGAAGTCTTTGGTGTTAGCCTGCTggttaatttcatttcatcctCGTTCATTATGTGTTTCTTGGGCTTTCAAATGACCATTGGCGTTCAACTCGATACACTGGTGATGTTGTTCATGTTCCTCTTCTGTTCCTTGGTACAGATTCTTATGATTTGCAATTATGGCCAGGAGTTGATAGTAAAG AGTGAAAGCATAGGCTATGCTGTTTACTCCCAGAATTGGTTGCAGAGTGATTTGCGCTATCGCAAAATGCTGATAGCCATAATTGGACGTTCCCAGAGACCGACCATCTTAAAGGCTACAACTTTGTTGAAAGTTTCAATGGGCACCATGACCGAT